From bacterium HR11, a single genomic window includes:
- the rplY gene encoding 50S ribosomal protein L25: MPQTMTIPVQIRERVGKEVARKIRQRGRIPGIVYGPGRSPVPIELDPRPVVHLLEQGIAENTLVELRTDDNQRWLCLLKDYQLDPVRDTLLHADFYAVQADVALTLRVPIRLVGEPPALKAGAVLQFLVREIEVECLPKDIPEVIEVDISNLELNDFIQVRDLKLPPGVRAVEDPDEVIVTLTAAEEYVEEAVAPALAEAPEPEVIKRGKTEEEEE; this comes from the coding sequence ATGCCGCAGACGATGACGATCCCGGTCCAAATTCGTGAGCGAGTCGGCAAGGAGGTCGCCCGCAAGATCCGTCAGCGGGGCCGCATCCCCGGCATCGTGTACGGTCCGGGCCGCTCACCGGTGCCCATCGAGCTGGACCCCCGGCCCGTCGTGCACCTGCTGGAACAGGGGATTGCCGAAAACACGCTGGTCGAGCTCCGGACGGACGACAACCAGCGCTGGCTCTGCCTCCTGAAGGACTACCAGCTCGACCCCGTCCGGGATACCCTCCTGCACGCCGACTTCTACGCCGTCCAGGCCGACGTGGCCCTGACCCTCCGGGTCCCCATCCGCCTGGTCGGCGAGCCCCCGGCCCTGAAGGCCGGCGCCGTCCTTCAGTTCTTGGTCCGTGAAATTGAGGTCGAATGTCTGCCGAAGGACATCCCCGAAGTCATCGAGGTCGATATCTCGAACCTCGAACTCAACGACTTCATCCAGGTCCGGGACCTGAAGCTCCCGCCCGGCGTGCGGGCCGTCGAAGACCCCGATGAGGTCATCGTGACCCTCACGGCCGCCGAGGAGTACGTCGAGGAGGCGGTCGCCCCGGCCCTGGCGGAGGCCCCGGAACCCGAAGTCATCAAGCGGGGCAAGACGGAAGAAGAGGAAGAGTAG
- the plsC_2 gene encoding 1-acyl-sn-glycerol-3-phosphate acyltransferase, producing the protein MVRVVWRTWTTVLWTGLVFLASLSTLVGPRRLRRRARWARRWFRGLLRLWGVRPVSAGDPPRAATPGIIVSNHLSYLDVCVLGSMVPCVFAAKAEIRRWPVIGFLARYAGTVFVHRGSALTIRRQVEALRRRVRAGLWVVFFPEGRISDHDGLMPFRRGLFALASATGLPVYPVVLRYAPLTDVHWATPEPLHRHAWRWFRRPSVTAYIRWLPPVRLAAVPPEALPGVVARLQETMQRAYEALKAFEGPATPSVEGALS; encoded by the coding sequence ATGGTGCGGGTCGTCTGGCGTACGTGGACGACGGTCCTGTGGACGGGCCTCGTTTTCTTGGCCTCCCTGAGCACGCTCGTGGGACCCCGCCGGCTCCGACGCCGGGCCCGGTGGGCCCGACGGTGGTTCCGGGGACTTCTGCGTCTGTGGGGCGTCCGCCCGGTCTCGGCGGGAGACCCGCCCAGAGCGGCGACGCCCGGGATCATCGTCAGCAACCACCTGAGCTACCTGGACGTTTGCGTACTGGGTTCGATGGTGCCCTGCGTATTTGCGGCGAAGGCCGAAATCCGGCGCTGGCCGGTCATCGGCTTTTTGGCCCGCTATGCCGGGACCGTCTTTGTCCACCGGGGGAGCGCCCTGACGATCCGGCGGCAGGTCGAAGCGCTCCGCCGCCGGGTCCGGGCGGGTCTGTGGGTCGTCTTCTTCCCGGAGGGCCGGATTTCGGACCACGACGGTCTCATGCCCTTCCGGCGGGGATTGTTCGCCCTGGCCAGCGCCACGGGCTTGCCGGTCTATCCGGTCGTCCTCCGTTATGCACCCCTGACGGACGTCCACTGGGCGACCCCCGAACCCCTGCACCGGCACGCCTGGCGGTGGTTCCGACGGCCTTCGGTGACCGCCTACATCCGGTGGCTCCCGCCGGTCCGACTGGCGGCGGTGCCGCCGGAGGCCCTGCCGGGCGTCGTCGCCCGTCTGCAGGAGACTATGCAGAGGGCCTATGAGGCCCTGAAGGCCTTCGAGGGGCCGGCGACACCGTCTGTCGAAGGTGCTCTGTCCTGA
- the kamA gene encoding L-lysine 2,3-aminomutase codes for MRVARQTAYGPLIRQCLRRWIPAGHAPWRRFPAWSDVPRRRWYDWRWQWRHLIRTAADLARLGLLRTGAAEGLDSVAAVYPVVISPYYASLMDPDDPADPIRRQAVPDLEEVASPMGLSPDPLGERRLEVVPGLIHRYADRVLLIVSNMCSTFCRHCFRKRILGRPGVATAVRHLDAAVDYIRRHPEVRDVILSGGDPLVLPTSVLARLLRALRSIPHVEIIRLGTRVPVTLPMRVWDPALLTVLDRYGPIWCLTQFNHPREVTPEARATVQMLLRVGVPVLNQAVLLRGINDDVETQRALHRALVRACIKPYYLHHADPVRGTHHFRTSLTRGLEIMEGLRGHISGIAIPTYVVDLPDGGGKVPLLPDYRVAVGPDVWVLRNHRGELFAYDVGASADGTRRLSAWEDAG; via the coding sequence ATGCGTGTCGCCCGACAGACAGCGTACGGCCCGTTGATCCGGCAGTGCCTCCGACGGTGGATTCCGGCCGGCCACGCCCCGTGGCGCCGGTTCCCGGCGTGGTCGGACGTGCCCCGGCGCCGCTGGTACGACTGGCGGTGGCAGTGGCGTCACTTAATCCGCACGGCGGCGGACCTGGCGCGGCTTGGACTCCTCCGAACTGGCGCGGCCGAGGGCCTCGATTCGGTCGCCGCTGTCTATCCGGTCGTCATATCGCCCTACTACGCGAGTCTGATGGACCCCGACGACCCGGCCGACCCCATCCGGCGGCAGGCCGTCCCGGATTTGGAAGAAGTCGCCAGTCCGATGGGGCTTTCCCCGGACCCCTTGGGCGAGCGCCGTCTCGAGGTCGTCCCGGGCCTCATCCACCGGTACGCGGACCGGGTCCTCCTGATCGTCTCCAACATGTGTTCGACCTTTTGCCGGCACTGCTTCCGGAAGCGCATCCTGGGACGACCCGGCGTGGCGACGGCCGTCCGGCATCTGGACGCGGCCGTGGACTACATCCGCCGTCATCCGGAGGTCCGGGACGTGATCCTCTCGGGCGGCGACCCCCTCGTCCTGCCGACGTCCGTCCTGGCCCGCCTCTTGCGGGCCCTACGGTCGATTCCTCACGTCGAGATCATCCGCTTGGGCACGCGGGTCCCCGTGACGCTTCCCATGCGGGTCTGGGACCCGGCGCTCCTAACCGTCCTCGACCGCTACGGGCCTATCTGGTGCCTCACGCAGTTCAATCACCCCCGGGAAGTCACGCCGGAGGCCCGTGCGACTGTCCAAATGCTCCTGCGGGTCGGCGTCCCCGTCCTCAATCAAGCGGTCCTCCTGCGGGGGATCAACGACGACGTCGAGACCCAGCGGGCCCTCCATCGGGCCTTGGTCCGGGCCTGCATCAAGCCCTACTACCTGCATCATGCGGACCCCGTCCGGGGGACGCATCATTTCCGGACGTCCCTGACCCGGGGCCTGGAAATCATGGAGGGCTTGCGGGGTCACATCTCGGGGATCGCGATTCCGACTTACGTCGTGGACCTTCCCGACGGCGGCGGGAAGGTCCCCCTCCTGCCCGACTACCGGGTCGCCGTCGGGCCGGACGTTTGGGTCCTCCGAAACCACCGGGGCGAGCTCTTTGCCTATGATGTCGGGGCCTCAGCCGATGGGACTCGACGCCTGAGCGCTTGGGAAGACGCAGGATAG